The proteins below are encoded in one region of Effusibacillus dendaii:
- a CDS encoding aldehyde dehydrogenase family protein, translated as MKYAKWNKLYINGAWKEGSSQHTYSNLNPFTGETLGEIRLASRTDIDEAYEAARDAQKDWENTPAMAKTAVIEKAIAVLERRAEEIAPISIEEAGSSHFKAHLEVHLTTGFMREAATYPLRMQGEIVPSVIPGKENRIYRLPIGVVGVIAPWNVPLHLGMRSVVSAIATGNTVVLKADMQTYITGGMIIAEAFEEAGLPKGVLNVVVADLAEVGDYFVEHPIPRMISFTGSTAAGRHIGSLAGKHLKKAALELGGNNVFIVLDDADIEKAAAAAVFGKFMHYGQICMCVNRFIVDRKIYPEFVSVFTEKVKALKVGDPADPETVVGPLINRKQVDRILGLIEQSVSEGARVALQGEAQGNLLSPTILIDARNEMAIAQSEIFGPVAVIIPANSQEEAILIANDSEYGLSGAVFSGSLERGIQVAQQIHTGMIHVNDQTINDEPHIAFGGEKGSGLGRFNGEWSLEEFTTVKWISVQHESRAFPF; from the coding sequence ATGAAATATGCAAAATGGAACAAGCTTTATATCAATGGCGCTTGGAAAGAGGGATCCAGCCAGCATACTTACAGCAATCTGAATCCGTTTACGGGCGAGACGCTGGGAGAAATTCGACTGGCCAGCCGAACAGATATTGATGAAGCGTATGAAGCGGCACGAGATGCACAGAAAGATTGGGAGAACACACCGGCGATGGCGAAAACGGCCGTTATAGAGAAAGCGATTGCGGTTCTCGAACGCAGGGCGGAAGAAATCGCGCCGATTTCGATTGAAGAAGCGGGGAGCTCTCATTTTAAAGCTCATCTGGAAGTGCATCTGACGACCGGTTTTATGCGGGAAGCGGCTACGTATCCATTACGCATGCAGGGCGAAATTGTTCCTTCCGTTATTCCCGGGAAAGAAAATCGAATCTATCGGTTGCCCATTGGAGTCGTAGGCGTGATTGCACCCTGGAATGTACCTCTTCACTTGGGCATGCGTTCGGTTGTTTCGGCGATCGCCACGGGGAACACGGTGGTGCTCAAAGCGGATATGCAGACGTATATCACAGGCGGCATGATCATTGCCGAAGCATTTGAAGAAGCGGGACTTCCCAAAGGGGTACTGAATGTAGTGGTGGCCGATTTGGCTGAGGTGGGAGACTATTTCGTTGAACATCCGATTCCGCGCATGATCTCGTTTACCGGTTCGACGGCTGCCGGGCGTCACATCGGGTCCCTTGCCGGTAAACATCTGAAAAAGGCGGCGCTTGAATTAGGCGGCAACAACGTGTTTATCGTATTGGACGATGCCGATATTGAAAAGGCGGCGGCGGCCGCAGTGTTTGGCAAGTTTATGCATTACGGACAGATCTGCATGTGTGTGAACCGATTCATTGTCGACCGGAAGATTTATCCCGAGTTTGTAAGCGTTTTTACAGAGAAAGTGAAGGCTCTCAAAGTCGGTGATCCCGCTGATCCGGAAACGGTGGTGGGGCCGCTGATCAACCGGAAACAGGTGGATCGGATTTTGGGATTGATTGAGCAGAGCGTATCGGAAGGCGCGCGTGTAGCCCTGCAAGGTGAAGCGCAAGGCAATCTGCTGTCCCCTACTATTTTGATTGATGCAAGAAATGAGATGGCGATCGCCCAATCTGAAATATTCGGTCCGGTGGCTGTGATTATTCCGGCAAACAGTCAGGAAGAAGCGATCCTAATCGCCAATGATTCGGAGTACGGATTAAGCGGCGCCGTGTTCTCGGGATCGTTGGAACGGGGAATTCAAGTGGCGCAACAAATTCATACCGGGATGATTCATGTCAACGATCAAACGATCAATGATGAACCGCACATCGCCTTTGGCGGGGAAAAAGGGTCCGGGTTGGGCCGGTTTAATGGGGAGTGGTCATTGGAAGAGTTTACAACCGTAAAATGGATTTCTGTCCAACATGAATCTCGCGCGTTTCCGTTCTGA
- a CDS encoding 3-phenylpropionate/cinnamic acid dioxygenase subunit beta, with translation MNRELHCHITQFLTRETYLLDHRKYEEWLDMLADDIVYRMPMRVTKEAKDGPNLVEEMTFFEETKKSLTTRVNRLRTSSAWVDNPAPRQRHFITNILVEQGSQPNEWQVRSCFLFMRSRGSDIDVEQLFGERLDVIRNANEEWKIASRTIYPDQAVLGVMNLSMFL, from the coding sequence ATGAATCGTGAATTACACTGCCACATTACCCAGTTTCTTACCCGTGAAACCTATCTGTTAGACCACAGAAAATATGAAGAGTGGCTCGACATGCTGGCAGATGATATCGTGTACCGGATGCCGATGCGAGTGACAAAAGAGGCCAAGGACGGTCCCAATCTTGTAGAGGAGATGACCTTTTTTGAAGAAACGAAAAAATCCTTAACCACCAGGGTGAACAGACTCCGCACGTCATCAGCATGGGTGGACAATCCGGCGCCGCGCCAGCGGCATTTCATAACGAACATACTTGTGGAACAAGGGTCTCAACCAAACGAATGGCAAGTGCGAAGCTGTTTTTTATTCATGCGCAGCAGAGGTTCCGATATTGATGTGGAGCAGCTTTTTGGCGAACGGCTGGACGTCATCCGAAATGCAAATGAAGAGTGGAAAATCGCATCGCGAACCATCTATCCGGATCAGGCTGTGTTAGGGGTTATGAATCTGAGTATGTTCTTGTAA
- a CDS encoding IclR family transcriptional regulator produces the protein MRELNVDPIRAVERAIQILNCFSFERPDLSIEEIIEKTKLAKATIYRLLWTLEKNGLIHYDKKENRYRLGYKSLEYGGIVLENLDIRREAEPYLQELYEVTGHSVILAVPQNETVQYLARYDSDEGFQPRNFIGRRRILHNGAYGIVLLAHMEPDFVQKILDQYPLEALTPDTLINKERFIHRLQEIRKNGFFVDEGETFAGFTAIAVPVFDGKDKAIAAIGISGPSFKMEGEPRDRFIKQTKETAMKISLRMGHIIK, from the coding sequence ATGAGGGAATTGAATGTAGATCCGATTCGAGCTGTGGAACGCGCCATTCAAATCTTAAACTGTTTTAGTTTTGAACGGCCCGATCTGTCCATTGAAGAAATTATCGAAAAAACAAAATTGGCCAAGGCCACCATCTACCGGTTGCTCTGGACCTTGGAGAAAAATGGGCTGATTCATTACGATAAGAAAGAAAACCGGTACCGCCTCGGGTATAAATCTTTGGAATATGGTGGCATCGTTTTAGAGAATTTGGATATTCGCCGGGAAGCGGAACCCTATCTGCAGGAGTTATACGAGGTGACGGGTCATTCGGTGATACTCGCTGTTCCACAAAATGAAACGGTCCAGTATCTGGCAAGGTACGACAGTGATGAAGGATTCCAACCGCGTAATTTCATCGGAAGAAGGCGTATCTTGCATAACGGGGCATATGGAATTGTGTTGTTGGCTCATATGGAACCGGATTTTGTGCAGAAAATTCTCGATCAATATCCGCTTGAGGCTCTGACGCCCGATACATTGATTAATAAAGAACGTTTTATCCATCGACTGCAGGAAATACGAAAAAATGGGTTTTTTGTTGATGAGGGAGAAACGTTTGCCGGCTTTACGGCCATCGCAGTGCCGGTTTTCGACGGAAAAGACAAAGCGATTGCTGCCATCGGCATTTCGGGGCCCAGCTTCAAAATGGAAGGAGAACCGAGAGATCGATTCATCAAACAGACGAAAGAGACGGCAATGAAAATATCCTTGCGAATGGGTCACATTATAAAATGA
- a CDS encoding DUF1980 domain-containing protein: protein MIMFSFTLFLLKLFRTGEIHNLVSPMIGMLLKITTGVLLVMTSHALSTSFRFKRNRGYYHQHTHDNHHTRT, encoded by the coding sequence TTGATAATGTTCAGCTTTACTCTGTTTCTTTTGAAGTTGTTCCGTACAGGAGAAATTCACAATCTTGTGTCGCCCATGATCGGGATGTTGTTGAAGATAACAACAGGTGTTTTGCTTGTTATGACCTCCCATGCTTTATCTACAAGTTTTCGTTTCAAAAGAAACCGCGGGTATTACCATCAACACACTCATGACAACCACCACACACGAACATGA
- a CDS encoding permease, with protein sequence MNRSLFSSLTALKLLTSQMSPISIQISNTLTMIATYFAFGMNPSMMWTRTAATLGIAVAIGWVLLTIESKRRKLSPRERDELPMLEIAATGTPAPRRTVLQVLGAVIEHAVIEFFEVGGFVIISAAVATLLQTVVPISIISPIGQHPVWSVLAMMGLASLLSLCPEADAFVARSLAGLTTSGGVLGFLVIGQMIDMRNIFLFPHSAVKIAFCLAIVLPLCVSIWMNYR encoded by the coding sequence ATGAACAGAAGCCTGTTCTCGTCGCTCACAGCATTAAAACTATTAACCAGCCAGATGAGCCCGATCTCTATCCAAATATCCAACACGTTGACCATGATCGCCACCTATTTTGCTTTCGGGATGAACCCTTCGATGATGTGGACACGAACCGCTGCCACACTTGGAATAGCGGTTGCGATAGGTTGGGTCCTTTTAACCATCGAATCGAAACGGCGCAAGCTATCGCCGCGTGAGCGAGATGAACTTCCGATGTTGGAAATCGCTGCAACCGGTACTCCTGCGCCTAGACGAACCGTTCTGCAAGTATTAGGTGCAGTAATCGAGCATGCGGTGATCGAATTTTTCGAAGTTGGAGGTTTTGTGATTATCAGTGCCGCAGTTGCTACTCTTTTACAAACAGTGGTGCCAATCTCCATCATCTCTCCCATTGGGCAGCATCCTGTTTGGTCGGTACTTGCAATGATGGGTCTTGCTTCGTTGCTCTCACTTTGCCCGGAAGCGGATGCGTTCGTCGCTCGTTCTCTTGCAGGATTGACGACGTCTGGCGGCGTGCTGGGGTTCTTGGTGATCGGCCAAATGATCGATATGCGTAATATATTCCTGTTTCCGCACTCAGCAGTGAAAATTGCCTTCTGCCTGGCGATTGTCCTTCCGCTTTGTGTAAGTATTTGGATGAATTACAGATAA
- a CDS encoding aromatic ring-hydroxylating dioxygenase subunit alpha, with protein sequence MSRNRLNEKTFQTLKQKMAEGLLPQWVVTDPEIYELELEEIFGHTWQFLAHESELKEPGSYVTRWMVNDPVLLVKTNSGELKAFLNSCTHRGSHLCTADAGNRKTFTCAYHGWSYNLEGDLIGIVAGDKVYGQEMKKDEWSLRRIPKIGIYQGMIFGNLDPKAMPLEEYLGDMKWYFDMLLGRSDGGMEVRGVPQRWVAHANWKMTSENFAADPYHVQTTHRSTVELGISPKDPLYAGYGHQVVLGHGHGINVITSATGRSAYRFQGLPESMWPMFERNLCPEQVDILSRTTVFVGGVFPNLSFVSPIHGTEGHLHNYLNFRVWRPLGPEKVEVWCWFMIDKAAPEEYKEEAYKGYIGSFGPSGTLEQDDTEIWARIVQASRGIMARDKELSYNNLCNYLMGFDRVEPDNTFPGPGIAYPTCYLDALSRSMHEYWLELLTRDLSGAE encoded by the coding sequence ATGAGCAGAAATAGATTGAACGAAAAGACGTTTCAGACGCTGAAACAAAAAATGGCAGAAGGACTATTGCCGCAATGGGTAGTGACAGATCCGGAAATCTACGAATTGGAACTTGAAGAGATATTTGGTCATACCTGGCAATTTTTAGCGCATGAATCCGAATTAAAGGAACCCGGAAGTTATGTAACACGATGGATGGTGAATGATCCGGTACTGCTTGTCAAAACAAATTCCGGAGAATTGAAAGCTTTCCTCAACTCTTGTACGCATAGAGGGTCGCACTTGTGTACGGCAGATGCAGGAAATAGGAAAACGTTCACGTGTGCCTATCATGGGTGGAGTTATAACCTGGAGGGAGATCTGATTGGCATTGTCGCGGGAGACAAGGTATATGGACAGGAGATGAAAAAAGACGAGTGGTCCCTCCGCAGAATTCCGAAGATTGGCATTTATCAAGGGATGATCTTTGGAAACTTGGATCCGAAAGCGATGCCGCTGGAAGAGTATCTGGGAGATATGAAATGGTATTTCGATATGCTGCTGGGGAGAAGCGATGGAGGAATGGAAGTCAGAGGCGTCCCTCAGCGTTGGGTAGCTCATGCCAATTGGAAAATGACAAGCGAAAACTTCGCGGCAGACCCCTATCATGTGCAAACCACCCATCGATCTACCGTTGAATTGGGTATCAGTCCGAAAGATCCCTTATATGCCGGTTATGGACATCAAGTCGTTTTAGGACATGGGCACGGCATCAATGTCATCACGTCAGCTACAGGACGGTCTGCTTATCGATTCCAAGGATTGCCCGAATCCATGTGGCCGATGTTTGAAAGAAACTTATGTCCGGAACAAGTGGATATTTTATCGAGAACGACCGTTTTTGTAGGAGGCGTTTTCCCGAATCTTTCGTTTGTCAGCCCCATTCATGGAACAGAGGGACATTTGCATAACTACTTGAATTTTCGGGTTTGGCGGCCTTTAGGGCCGGAAAAAGTGGAAGTCTGGTGCTGGTTTATGATTGATAAGGCGGCACCGGAAGAGTACAAAGAAGAAGCCTACAAAGGGTATATTGGATCGTTTGGGCCGTCTGGCACATTGGAGCAGGACGACACCGAAATCTGGGCTCGTATTGTGCAAGCCAGCAGGGGCATTATGGCGCGAGACAAAGAACTGAGTTACAACAATCTCTGCAATTATCTGATGGGATTCGATCGAGTCGAGCCTGATAATACATTCCCCGGACCTGGTATCGCGTATCCCACCTGTTATCTTGATGCCTTATCAAGAAGCATGCATGAATATTGGTTAGAACTGCTTACGAGAGATCTTTCAGGTGCAGAGTAA
- a CDS encoding thiamine pyrophosphate-binding protein yields MHADWRGEYGTGILQVHNGECDDGQEAGVSCIFANLGSDHPAIIESWAQAQLENKELPQIIICPHEMAALSAAHGYAQVTGKPQAVFVHVECGTQNLGGSIHNAAKRRVPVLIFAGTSPHTQEGELTGSRNEHIHWIQDVFDQRG; encoded by the coding sequence TTGCATGCGGATTGGAGAGGTGAATATGGCACAGGCATCCTACAAGTACACAACGGCGAGTGCGATGATGGGCAGGAGGCAGGGGTTTCCTGTATTTTTGCGAATCTGGGCAGCGATCATCCGGCAATCATCGAAAGCTGGGCGCAAGCACAACTGGAGAACAAGGAACTCCCGCAGATTATTATTTGTCCCCATGAGATGGCAGCATTGAGCGCGGCTCACGGGTATGCGCAGGTGACGGGCAAGCCGCAAGCCGTTTTTGTCCATGTGGAATGCGGAACGCAAAATCTGGGCGGGTCCATCCATAATGCAGCGAAAAGAAGAGTGCCTGTCCTCATTTTTGCAGGAACTTCCCCGCATACGCAGGAGGGTGAGCTTACAGGAAGCCGGAATGAACACATCCATTGGATTCAGGATGTATTTGATCAACGTGGGTAA
- the pobA gene encoding 4-hydroxybenzoate 3-monooxygenase, translating to MRTQVGIIGAGPAGLMLSHLLHLQGIESVIIESRSREEIEGTIRAGVLEQGTVDLMNATGIGERMMREGHFHRGIELRFNRKGHRINMHELTGGKNVTVYAQHEVIKDLIAARLQARGEILFNVGDVSLHDLDSSAPKIRFRKDKNGELQEIHCDFIAGCDGFHGPCRPAIPKTVRTEYQKIYPFGWLGILTEAPPSAPELVYANHERGFALLSTRSPEIQRLYIQVDPADDIANWSDDRIWTELHARLATEDDWKLIEGPIIQKGIIAMRSFVCDPMQYGRLFLAGDAAHIVPPTGAKGLNLAVADVQILARALDSFYTSGKTELLERYSATCLRRVWKAERFSWYMTSMLHRHHDHTPFEHRIQLAELDYVTSSQAASTSLAENYVGLPME from the coding sequence ATGCGAACACAAGTCGGAATTATCGGAGCTGGCCCGGCAGGACTGATGCTTTCGCACCTCCTGCATCTGCAGGGGATTGAATCTGTCATTATTGAAAGCCGCTCCCGCGAAGAAATAGAAGGAACGATTCGCGCGGGTGTACTCGAACAGGGCACAGTAGATCTCATGAACGCAACGGGTATCGGTGAACGAATGATGCGGGAGGGGCATTTCCACCGTGGAATTGAATTGCGCTTCAACCGCAAAGGTCACCGGATTAACATGCATGAGCTGACCGGCGGGAAGAATGTCACCGTATATGCCCAGCATGAGGTGATCAAGGATTTAATTGCCGCAAGGCTTCAGGCGAGAGGGGAGATCCTTTTCAATGTGGGCGACGTAAGCCTGCACGATCTTGATAGTTCGGCACCAAAGATCCGTTTTCGCAAGGACAAGAACGGTGAGCTGCAGGAGATACACTGCGATTTTATCGCCGGGTGTGACGGTTTCCACGGTCCATGTCGGCCTGCCATCCCCAAAACTGTCCGCACGGAATACCAGAAAATTTACCCATTTGGCTGGCTGGGAATCCTTACCGAAGCGCCGCCGTCAGCGCCCGAGCTGGTCTACGCCAACCATGAACGCGGCTTCGCACTGCTCAGTACGCGTTCGCCGGAGATCCAGCGTCTTTATATCCAAGTCGATCCTGCGGATGACATCGCCAACTGGTCTGACGACCGTATCTGGACGGAACTCCATGCACGTCTTGCAACCGAAGACGATTGGAAACTGATCGAAGGTCCGATTATTCAAAAGGGTATCATTGCGATGCGCAGCTTTGTCTGTGATCCGATGCAGTACGGCAGGCTTTTCCTTGCCGGTGACGCCGCGCACATTGTCCCGCCGACCGGCGCCAAAGGACTCAACCTCGCCGTTGCAGATGTCCAGATTTTGGCACGCGCCCTGGATTCTTTCTATACATCAGGGAAAACCGAACTGCTGGAACGCTATTCGGCAACCTGTCTGCGCCGCGTTTGGAAGGCGGAGCGTTTCTCCTGGTACATGACCTCCATGCTGCACCGGCACCATGACCACACTCCGTTCGAGCATCGCATCCAGCTGGCTGAACTTGATTATGTAACTTCCTCGCAAGCAGCCTCGACCAGCCTCGCGGAAAATTATGTCGGTTTGCCCATGGAGTGA
- a CDS encoding thiamine pyrophosphate-dependent enzyme: MESVPNYVNFPASHPLHVGYQWSAPVQNQILAEADFILVLDSDVPWIPLENKPQKDCKIYYIDVDPLKEKIPLWYIPSERFFKADSLVALQQLNFYLDGVETIDQEWVRERYQAFSKIHAEQRAEWKRLEQLTDSALITPQFLTACVREAIDEDTIVLTESITNYEIVSTHLPRNKPGTLFGSGASALGWHGGAAIGAKLAAPDKTIVSLTGDGSYIFSNPTPVHWMARKYNTPFLTIIYNNRGWGAPRMSELGVHPDGMASRTDQFWVNFDPSAELAKVAEAAGGAFARTVEKPGELMDAIVNALEIVKGGRSAVLDVRLPQVSQQQSDFRNFEKS, from the coding sequence TTGGAATCGGTGCCCAATTATGTAAATTTTCCGGCCAGCCACCCTCTCCATGTCGGGTATCAGTGGAGCGCGCCGGTGCAGAATCAGATTTTGGCGGAAGCTGATTTTATCCTGGTGCTGGATAGTGATGTGCCCTGGATTCCTCTGGAAAATAAACCTCAGAAAGATTGCAAAATCTATTATATCGATGTGGATCCTTTAAAAGAGAAGATCCCACTGTGGTACATTCCCTCCGAAAGATTCTTTAAAGCCGATTCATTGGTGGCGCTGCAGCAATTGAACTTTTATTTGGATGGTGTGGAGACGATCGATCAGGAATGGGTCAGGGAACGCTATCAAGCATTTTCTAAAATCCACGCGGAACAAAGAGCAGAATGGAAGCGTCTGGAGCAGTTGACCGATTCCGCCCTCATAACACCCCAGTTCTTGACCGCATGTGTTCGCGAAGCGATAGATGAGGATACGATCGTATTGACTGAATCGATCACCAACTATGAAATCGTCTCTACACATTTGCCACGCAATAAACCGGGAACTCTTTTTGGAAGCGGCGCAAGTGCGCTTGGTTGGCATGGAGGCGCGGCGATTGGCGCAAAACTGGCCGCCCCGGATAAGACGATTGTCAGTCTCACCGGCGATGGTTCCTATATTTTTAGCAATCCGACGCCTGTTCATTGGATGGCGAGAAAATACAATACGCCATTTCTGACCATTATCTATAACAATCGGGGGTGGGGAGCGCCCAGAATGTCTGAGCTTGGGGTACATCCTGACGGAATGGCGAGTCGGACGGATCAATTCTGGGTGAATTTCGATCCATCTGCTGAATTGGCCAAGGTAGCGGAAGCGGCGGGCGGGGCTTTTGCCAGAACGGTAGAAAAACCGGGTGAACTGATGGACGCCATTGTAAACGCGTTGGAAATCGTAAAAGGTGGGCGTTCTGCTGTGCTGGATGTACGTTTGCCGCAGGTTTCCCAGCAACAATCTGATTTCAGAAATTTTGAAAAAAGTTAA